The Ignavibacteriales bacterium DNA segment CCATGCAGCAAGAGCAGTTTTCGAAGAGGTTAACGAACAGTACTGAATGAAATTATAGGGAAAGAATTTTACCTATCATTGAAAAATTATTTTAATTATCTATAAATCAAAAAGGAATTAATAATGTCGAAATACTTTTCTTATCAATTAATAATAGCTTTAATCGGCATTTCGCTTGTTAGTGCATCAGCGAAAACATTTGCAGATATTTCAGGAGGCGACCCCGAAAAAATTGAAAATTTTACTCTTAATAATTATGACGGTAATAAATATTCACTTTCCGATTTCAAAGATTCCAAAGCGATCGTACTGATTTTTATTTCAACTCAATGCCCGGTATCGAATGCGTATAATTCAAGGATGGTTGAACTGAATAAAAAATTCAAAGAAAAGGGAGTTACTTTTATAGGAATAAATTCTAATAAAGAAGAGACAAATATCAACATAAAAAAACACGCTAAAGAAAAAGGATTGGATTTTTTAATTCTTAAAGATGAAAAGAATATTATCGCAGATAAATTGAACGCAACTGTAACTCCTGAGGCATACGTATTAAATCCTAATTTTGAAATTTTATATCATGGCAGGATAGATGATTCTCAAAATGAAGTAAAGGTGGAGGTCAAAGATCTAGCGAACGCACTGACTCAAATATTGAACGGTGAAAAGGTTTCGAATCAAAGAACAAAAGCATTTGGCTGCTCAATCAAAAAGATTTAACTAATGATAAGATTACTTTTGATAGGTATTTGTTTTAGCTTTTTCTTAACGGGCTGCTTAAAAAAGAATGATGAGCCGGTTCAGAAAACTCAATCGGAGCTGAATAATAAACGAATAGCACCACATCCATACAACGTTCCCGAACTTGATTCGGCGAATCTTAGTCAGCTCATAAGTAATAGAAATGGACGAGCACTTTTTATAAATGTTTGGGCAACCTGGTGTGAACCCTGCATACAAGAATTTCCTGAACTTGTAAAAATTTTCAATGAGTATAAGACGAGAAATATTGATTTTGTGAGCCTCAGCGTTGATCAGCCCGAAGATGATTCAGTTGTAGTTGCAACTGTTAAAAAATTCAAAGCCGGGTTCAATGTTTTTATTGCAGCCGAAAAACAAAGTGAACAAATAATAAACATGCTAAACCGTAATTGGAGCGGCGAAGTACCGGCAACATTCATTTACAATGGGAGTGGGAAGCAGGAAAAAATAATTTTAGGCGGAAGAAATTTTGATTTCTTCAAAAGCTCAATTGACAGTGTTTTATTTCGATGAGTGAATCCTTTGAGAAGATTAATTTTAAATATTCTGCTCTTTTCTATAATGATGATTTTTATTTCTTGCAGAGAAGAAATCATTCAACCGGATAATATTAGCGGAAATATTAATCAGCCAACACAAATAAAAGAATTTAACTCTTACACCTTCATTATCAATGCAGATAACGCAAACTTCACACTTACTGAACCGACCAGTTTTACATTTGATATTGTTAATCTATTAATAACCAACTTAGATTATGATAAAGGTGTGGTTAAACTAAATATTTTAAATGATAATGGAGATTCATATTTCGAGTATTTTGTAGATGAAGAAATTGCTTCGCGCATAATTTCAGTGCAAGGATTTATTCCTTCGTCAATAGAAATTCAATTGATTGATTTTACAGGAAAATTAAAAGTCCAACTTTCGCCATATTAAACACTATTTTATATCAGAAATAAATTTATTAATACAAGGAATAAAAAATGAGAATTATTACTAAATCGTTATTAGCAGTTTTGTTTTTGGGAATTTCGCTATTAGCGCAGCAAGCTTCGGACTATTTCCCTTCAAGCACAGGATACACATGGAATTATAAATATACTCCACTTGATTCGGTGAATAATGAAATTGATTCGATAGTTTATTATGGAATTGATTCATTTGCAGTTGTGGAAAATTATAAAGGTAGATCAGCGAGCATTGTCCTTTCTAAAACAGGAACGCTCGAAACCCTTCCCTTCATACCTTATCTTGATACTTCTTTTTTAAGCTTCAGCGGAATGGATGCCTATGAATATTTCAGAGCGGCTAATCTTTCTGCGGTTCTTGCATATCTCGATTCGCTCGGAATAGACTCTTCATTTAGTTTCTTAGGATTATTTACTTCTCTCGAGGCATGGTATGATACTTATAGATTTGGTTCTTCGCTAAATACGGATTATTTAATTTATTCGAAAGACACATCGGTCACAATCAATACGCTTGATGTTCCACTAAGATTCAAAGCATCCGGCAAGCGATTGGAAGATGAAAACATTGATACACAAATCGGTTCGTTCCTTGCCAAGAAATTTTTGATTACACGCTCTATTAGTTACCTGTTGATTATCCCACCCCTGCCAGCGATTGAAATTCCAATTTTATCAAGCAAAGATTCGTTGTGGATTGCACCGCAAAATTGGGTGCTCAAAGAAATTATTCCTTCAACATTAGTGGATCTTTCAATATTGGGTTATGATACATTATACATTCCAGGATTATCAACGGAAATTATTCAACCAGTAACTGATGTGAGTGAAGAAAATTTTGCAGACCCAAATTTCACATTAAGTCAGAACTACCCGAATCCATTTAATCCTTCAACCACAATTTATTATAGCATTCCAAAAGCTTCACAGGTTAAACTGAGTGTTTATGATGTGCTCGGCAGAGAAGTTATTCAGCTTGTAAACGGTTTCCAATCTGCAGGAAGTTATAATATTGTTTTTGATTCAAATGCATTGCCGAAAAATTCTTTGACAAGCGGCGTTTATTTTTACACTATTCAGTTTGAAAATCTTTCTATTTCAAGAAAAATGATTCTGCTGAAATAAGTCAAGCGAGAAAAATTTACTAAGAAAATTCTTAGTTATTTAAACAGATTTTAATAAATTTGTCCGCTGGTTATTTCAATTATTTAAATATTCATTTTTCTAGGAATTGTTAAATGCGGTTAAAGCCAAATAAATTATTTTTTCATAAAGATGAGGTAATGTCCTTGCCGGTTCGTGAAGAAATCGAAGCCAAATATAAGTGGAATCTTCAGGATATTTATTTAACAGATGATGATTGGGAATCTGATTTTAAATGGGTGGAATCCCAAATTCCGAATTATAAAAAATTTGAAGGTCAATTATCAAGCAGCGTGCAAAACTTATTCGCATGTTTCAATTTTGATAATGAAATTGGAATAAAACTTGAGCGGCTGCATCTATATGCAATGCTTGCAAAAGATTCAGACATGAGGGTTACAAAATATCAGGCGGCAGATGACAGGATTCGTACTTTATATTCCAATGCAAACACGGCAAGTTCATTTATAAGACCCGAATTAATTTCCATCTGCGATAATCAATTGCTTGAGATGATAAATAATTTAAGTGAACTTAAAATTTATAACCATTATATTGAAGAACTTCTAAGAACTAAAAAGCATACGTTGGATAAACAACGCGAAGAAATTTTAGCACTTGCTTCGGATGCTCTTCAAACGCCTTACAATACTTACTCACTCTTTACAAATGCCGACATTGAATTCCCATCTGTGGAAGATGAGAACGGAAGTAAAGTTCAAATGACTCATGGCAGATTTTATTCTGCAATGTATTCTAAAGAGCAGGCTTATCGTGAACGAGCGTTTAAAGCTTACCTGAAACCCTACAAAGATTTTATGAACACGTTTACTTCGCTGTTTAATGGAAATTTAAAGACAAATATTTTTAATGCTAAAGTCAGAAATTATTCATCAGCAAAAGAAGCTTCGTTGGACAGGAATAATATTCCTGTTTTTGTTTATGATAATCTTATTAACGCTGTTGGAGAAAATTTAGAGCCTCTTCATCGCTGGGCAAACCTGAAAACGAAATTACTTGATGTAAAAAACCTCCACCCTTATGATGTTTATGTTACAATATTTCCGGAATCGTCAGAGAAAGAATATGACTTTGAGGAGGCAAAACAACTTGTTCTTGAAGCACTAAAACCAATGGGAGAAAATTATCTTTCTTCGTTGAAAATGGCTTTCGATAACAGATGGATTGACGTATACGAGACAAAAGGCAAACGAAGCGGGGGATATTCATCCGGAACTACTTTCGGTGTTCATCCTTATGTGTTGTTGAATTGGACAAACTTATTGAATGATGTATTTACACTTGCTCATGAAATGGGGCACAATATGCATTCATATTACACCGGTCTTAACCAACCTTTTATTTATTCTAATTACTCTATTTTTCTTGCAGAGGTTGCCTCTACCTTTAACGAATCACTCCTCCTTGATCATTTGATTGAGCGTGCACAGAACAAACAGGAAAAATTATTTTTACTTGAAAAATATTTGAATAATATTACGGCTACTTTTTACCGCCAAGTTATGTTTGCTGAGTTTGAATCTATTGTTTACGAACGAGTAGAAAAGGGAGAGGCGTTAACGGCTGATACTCTTTGCCAACTTTATAAAGATATTTACCAAAAGTATTGGGGACCGGCAATGATAGTTGATAAAGAGGAAGAATACACCTGGGCGCGCATTCCGCATTTCTTTTATAATTTTTATGTCTTTCAATATGCAACCGGTATGGCGGCATCGGAAGTATTGGCAGCAAAGGTGAAAAGAGAGGGTTCGCCTGCTGTTAAAAAATACCAGGAATTTCTAAAAGCCGGAAGTTCAGATTATTCTATTAATATTCTAAAGCGTGCCGGTGTTGATATGAATTCGAAAGACCCTGTTCTTGCCGTAACAAAAAAAATGACTCAACTACTGAATGAAATAGAAGATTTAATTTAATGACTTTTTAAATTCTAATAGTATGTTCGTACAAACCAAATCCGATCTAAATAAATATTTTCTTTCTCTTACTTACGATGATTTGAGTTTAATTCCCACGCAAGTTTCCGTATTGAAATCGCGAAACGAAGCAGTGACTAACTCACAATTTCTTGGTCTCAATTTATCAGTACCAGTATTATCCAGCCCGATGGATACTGTTACCGGAATTGAAATGGCAAAAGAATTATCAAGGCTTGGTTGTCTTGGAATTCTAAATAGATTTGACTCATCGCTGGATGAAATTTTATCTGAAGAGGTTGAGGGTGACGGCATTAAAGCCGTATCAATAGCTTTATCAACCGAGCTAAAGGTAATAGAGAAACTCGCTTCGAAGCGATATGTAATTTGTTTAGATACAGCTAATGCAAATAATAAGGAAGTGCTTCAGAAAACATACGAGATAAAAAAACATTTTGATTCAAAAATTATTATTGGAAATGTCGCACACGGCTCAACATTGGAACAACTTGATAGCAGCGGTGCTGATGCAGTTCGAGTTGGGATAGGTGGGGGGAGTGTTTGCACAACTTCGATTCAGACAGGAATAGGAATCGGTCAGGTTTCTTCTTTGCTGGATGTTTATTTTACACGCAAAGAAAAGAAATTAAAAATAAAAATAATCGCGGACGGCGGAATCAAAAGTTCGGGTGATGTTGCAAAAGCTATCGCACTTGGTGCAGATGT contains these protein-coding regions:
- a CDS encoding thioredoxin family protein — its product is MSKYFSYQLIIALIGISLVSASAKTFADISGGDPEKIENFTLNNYDGNKYSLSDFKDSKAIVLIFISTQCPVSNAYNSRMVELNKKFKEKGVTFIGINSNKEETNINIKKHAKEKGLDFLILKDEKNIIADKLNATVTPEAYVLNPNFEILYHGRIDDSQNEVKVEVKDLANALTQILNGEKVSNQRTKAFGCSIKKI
- a CDS encoding TlpA family protein disulfide reductase, translating into MIRLLLIGICFSFFLTGCLKKNDEPVQKTQSELNNKRIAPHPYNVPELDSANLSQLISNRNGRALFINVWATWCEPCIQEFPELVKIFNEYKTRNIDFVSLSVDQPEDDSVVVATVKKFKAGFNVFIAAEKQSEQIINMLNRNWSGEVPATFIYNGSGKQEKIILGGRNFDFFKSSIDSVLFR
- a CDS encoding T9SS type A sorting domain-containing protein, with the protein product MRIITKSLLAVLFLGISLLAQQASDYFPSSTGYTWNYKYTPLDSVNNEIDSIVYYGIDSFAVVENYKGRSASIVLSKTGTLETLPFIPYLDTSFLSFSGMDAYEYFRAANLSAVLAYLDSLGIDSSFSFLGLFTSLEAWYDTYRFGSSLNTDYLIYSKDTSVTINTLDVPLRFKASGKRLEDENIDTQIGSFLAKKFLITRSISYLLIIPPLPAIEIPILSSKDSLWIAPQNWVLKEIIPSTLVDLSILGYDTLYIPGLSTEIIQPVTDVSEENFADPNFTLSQNYPNPFNPSTTIYYSIPKASQVKLSVYDVLGREVIQLVNGFQSAGSYNIVFDSNALPKNSLTSGVYFYTIQFENLSISRKMILLK
- the pepF gene encoding oligoendopeptidase F, with product MRLKPNKLFFHKDEVMSLPVREEIEAKYKWNLQDIYLTDDDWESDFKWVESQIPNYKKFEGQLSSSVQNLFACFNFDNEIGIKLERLHLYAMLAKDSDMRVTKYQAADDRIRTLYSNANTASSFIRPELISICDNQLLEMINNLSELKIYNHYIEELLRTKKHTLDKQREEILALASDALQTPYNTYSLFTNADIEFPSVEDENGSKVQMTHGRFYSAMYSKEQAYRERAFKAYLKPYKDFMNTFTSLFNGNLKTNIFNAKVRNYSSAKEASLDRNNIPVFVYDNLINAVGENLEPLHRWANLKTKLLDVKNLHPYDVYVTIFPESSEKEYDFEEAKQLVLEALKPMGENYLSSLKMAFDNRWIDVYETKGKRSGGYSSGTTFGVHPYVLLNWTNLLNDVFTLAHEMGHNMHSYYTGLNQPFIYSNYSIFLAEVASTFNESLLLDHLIERAQNKQEKLFLLEKYLNNITATFYRQVMFAEFESIVYERVEKGEALTADTLCQLYKDIYQKYWGPAMIVDKEEEYTWARIPHFFYNFYVFQYATGMAASEVLAAKVKREGSPAVKKYQEFLKAGSSDYSINILKRAGVDMNSKDPVLAVTKKMTQLLNEIEDLI
- a CDS encoding guanosine monophosphate reductase, with product MFVQTKSDLNKYFLSLTYDDLSLIPTQVSVLKSRNEAVTNSQFLGLNLSVPVLSSPMDTVTGIEMAKELSRLGCLGILNRFDSSLDEILSEEVEGDGIKAVSIALSTELKVIEKLASKRYVICLDTANANNKEVLQKTYEIKKHFDSKIIIGNVAHGSTLEQLDSSGADAVRVGIGGGSVCTTSIQTGIGIGQVSSLLDVYFTRKEKKLKIKIIADGGIKSSGDVAKAIALGADVVMLGRMLSGTRETPGEVIKYNGQLWKKYRGSASFGVKMRNEFIEGEETMVAYKGAVKNVIDSISDGLKSSMSYMNCLTIDELRNTESFAVLSTSSYLERLPKI